The Dysidea avara chromosome 13, odDysAvar1.4, whole genome shotgun sequence genome includes a region encoding these proteins:
- the LOC136242711 gene encoding sialate O-acetylesterase-like produces the protein MKLILLLVTIHTTLWCGVYGGADTAENDGDFSLASYYNDHMVLQRAPMKATLWGYLRNNAVNNLVTVNFNNKKYDAVYIKDSPTTYRWKVTMDPTQEGGPHVITATAGDLTLTLNDVLFGDVWICSGQSNMQFTVSSVFNATEEIAASANYPEIRVFTASMKESTKPEIDLLGINQMWSVAGPSTIGHDHWTYFSATCWFFGRNLYDSLKYPIGLVATSWEGTAIEVWSSPDALEKCENDEPLPPQSDIPTTPSVLWNSMIHPFLNMTIYGAIWYQGETNTLNPDTYSCTFPAMIDDWRAKWYEGSHKSTNKMFPFGFVQLSTVGDSNDTMNGFADIRWHQTADYGYVPNARMEEVFMAAAMDLGDPTSPFHSVHPRSKQDVGYRLALAGRAVAYKEKSLYYTGPTANVAYYSPQFIAVHYTDVMDNILEIRSQSGFEVYCIKDGQPTWVESFVLKTVRNFVIIDNSCGADNPPSHVRYSWRDYPCDFKKCAVYSGDLPSPPFILPVRRASILKWLKHIDLHSNSSLTLHTYTS, from the exons atgAAGCTGATATTACTACTGGTGACTATTCACACAACACTATGGTGTGGTGTATATGGTGGAGCTGACACTGCTGAAAATG ATGGAGATTTCAGTTTAGCAAGTTACTACAATGACCACATGGTGTTACAGAGAGCTCCAATGAAGGCCACCTTGTGGGGATACCTTCGTAATAATGCTGTAAACAATTTGGTGACTGTGAACTTCAACAATAAGAAATATGATGCTGTTTACATTAAAG ATTCTCCTACAACATATCGGTGGAAGGTGACAATGGACCCAACACAAGAAGGCGGTCCACATGTCATTACAGCCACAGCTGGAGATCTTACCCTCACACTTAATGATGTCTTGTTTGGTGATGTGTGGATATGTAGTGGTCAGAGTAACATGCAGTTTACTGTGTCATCT GTGTTCAATGCTACAGAAGAAATAGCAGCCTCTGCCAATTACCCTGAGATCAGGGTATTCACAGCATCAATGAAGGAATCGACTAAACCTGAAATTGATTTGTTGGGTATTAATCAGATGTGGTCAGTGGCAGGACCTA GTACAATTGGACATGATCATTGGACTTATTTCTCTGCAACTTGCTGGTTCTTTGGGAGAAATCTTTATGACAGTTTGAAGTATCCTATTGGACTTGTAGCAACTAGCTGGGAAGGTACTGCCATAGAGGTGTGGTCATCTCCAGATGCATTGGAGAAATGTGAAAATGATGAACCCCTACCACCACA ATCTGACATCCCCACTACTCCATCAGTATTGTGGAATTCCATGATTCATCCCTTCCTGAACATGACCATATATGGTGCTATCTGGTACCAAGGAGAAACCAATACTCTAAATCCTGACACATACAGTTGTACTTTCCCAGCAATGATTGATGACTGGAGGGCTAAGTGGTATGAAGGAAGTCACAAAAGTACAAATAAAATGTTTCCATTTGGATTTGTTCAG CTTTCCACAGTGGGTGACAGTAATGACACTATGAATGGATTTGCTGACATACGTTGGCACCAGACAGCCGATTATGGATATGTCCCTAATGCTCGTATGGAGGAAGTCTTCATGGCTGCTGCAATGGACCTGGGTGATCCTACCTCTCCTTTTCATTCTGTCCATCCCAGAAGCAAACAAGATGTAGGATATCGACTTGCTTTAGCTGGAAGAGCTGTAGCATACAAGGAAAAGTCACTATACTACACAGGACCCACAGCCAATGTAGCATATTATTCACCACAGTTTATCGCAGTACACTACACTGATGTAATGGACAATATTCTGGAAATCCGATCTCAGTCTGGCTTTGAAGTATATTGCATAAAGGATGGGCAACCAACCTGGGTGGAATCATTTGTGTTAAAAACAGTTAGAAATTTTGTCATTATTGATAATTCCTGTGGTGCTGATAATCCACCCTCTCATGTCCGCTACAGCTGGAGAGATTATCCATGTGATTTCAAGAAGTGTGCTGTCTACAGTGGCGACCTTCCTTCACCACCTTTTATTCTACCTGTAAGACGAGCAAGCATTTTAAAGTGGCTGAAGCATATTGATTTACATTCAAATTCATCATTaacattacacacatacaccagTTAG